The following are from one region of the Gemmatimonadaceae bacterium genome:
- a CDS encoding amidohydrolase, producing MRRVLVVTAGLLPACATHRPPADLLLINANVHTLDAGRPRAEAIAIRGDRIVFVGSSTDARALQGSATVVRDLAGATVVPGLADAHYHLGGVGEREMTLNLEGTDTKAAFLARVQERVAQTPAGEWVIGSGWIETFWVPQAFPTRQDLDRIAPDHPVVLTRADGHASVLNSKALAVAQVTRTTPDPKGGSILRDASGEATGMLIDWAQGLIAVHMPKDSPAKRDSMLVVGARRSTELGWTQVQNAGGSWDEVGRLRRLYASGTMKLRVYQAIGGPGKESDSLLAVGPSVGEFGGRLTIRTIKTFVDGALGSRGALLLAPYSDEPAAKGLMTGDTAKLRPMLAAALAKGVQVEAHAIGDSANRLILNLYDAAFRTVAPAQRAGASRDLRWRIEHAQIIDPADIPRFKSLGVIPSMQPSHAIGDLYFADKRLGVPRLSGAYAWKSFIDQGVPVAGGSDAPVERGEPMIEFYAAVARRDIRGKAGDDAVWHPEQRVSRTEALRMFTTYAAHAAFEERVRGSITVGKWADLTVLDRDIMSIPDAEILLTRAVMTLIAGEIVFERKR from the coding sequence ATGCGACGAGTCCTGGTGGTCACCGCGGGGCTGCTCCCGGCGTGCGCGACGCACCGGCCGCCGGCCGACCTGCTGCTCATCAACGCGAACGTGCACACGCTGGACGCCGGCCGGCCGCGGGCCGAGGCGATCGCCATCCGCGGTGACCGGATCGTGTTCGTCGGGTCGTCGACGGATGCGCGCGCGCTGCAGGGCAGTGCCACGGTGGTGCGCGACCTGGCCGGTGCAACGGTGGTGCCGGGCCTGGCGGACGCGCACTACCACCTGGGTGGTGTGGGTGAGCGCGAGATGACGCTCAACCTCGAGGGCACCGACACGAAGGCGGCCTTCCTCGCTCGGGTGCAGGAGCGCGTGGCGCAGACGCCGGCGGGCGAGTGGGTGATCGGGTCGGGGTGGATCGAGACGTTCTGGGTGCCGCAGGCGTTCCCGACGCGGCAGGACCTGGACCGGATCGCGCCGGACCATCCGGTGGTGCTCACACGGGCCGATGGGCATGCGTCCGTGCTCAACTCGAAGGCGCTGGCGGTGGCGCAGGTCACGCGCACCACGCCGGATCCGAAGGGTGGCTCGATCCTCCGGGATGCCTCCGGCGAGGCCACCGGCATGCTCATCGACTGGGCACAGGGCCTGATCGCGGTGCACATGCCGAAGGACAGCCCGGCGAAGCGTGACTCGATGCTGGTGGTCGGTGCGCGCCGCAGCACGGAGCTGGGATGGACACAGGTGCAGAACGCGGGTGGCAGCTGGGACGAGGTGGGGCGCCTGCGCCGGCTCTATGCCAGCGGGACGATGAAGCTGCGCGTGTACCAGGCGATCGGCGGGCCGGGAAAGGAGTCCGACTCCCTGCTCGCGGTGGGACCGAGTGTGGGTGAGTTCGGTGGCCGGCTGACGATCCGCACGATCAAGACGTTCGTCGATGGCGCACTCGGGTCACGCGGCGCACTGCTGCTGGCGCCCTACAGCGACGAGCCGGCCGCGAAGGGATTGATGACGGGTGACACGGCCAAGCTGCGCCCGATGCTGGCGGCCGCGCTGGCGAAGGGTGTGCAGGTCGAGGCGCACGCGATCGGCGACTCGGCCAACCGGCTGATCCTCAACCTGTACGACGCCGCGTTCCGGACCGTCGCGCCGGCGCAGCGGGCCGGGGCATCGCGCGACCTGCGCTGGCGTATCGAACATGCCCAGATCATCGACCCGGCGGACATTCCCCGCTTCAAGTCGCTCGGCGTGATCCCCTCGATGCAGCCGTCCCACGCGATCGGCGACCTCTATTTCGCCGACAAGCGCCTCGGCGTGCCGCGGCTGTCGGGGGCCTATGCGTGGAAGTCGTTCATCGACCAGGGTGTGCCGGTGGCCGGTGGGTCGGATGCGCCGGTGGAGCGTGGCGAGCCGATGATCGAGTTCTACGCCGCCGTCGCCCGTCGTGACATCCGCGGCAAGGCGGGTGACGACGCGGTGTGGCACCCCGAGCAGCGGGTGAGCCGGACCGAGGCGCTGCGGATGTTCACGACGTACGCCGCGCACGCGGCCTTCGAGGAGCGCGTGCGCGGGTCGATCACGGTGGGCAAGTGGGCGGACCTCACGGTGCTCGATCGCGACATCATGTCCATCCCCGATGCCGAGATCCTGCTGACCCGGGCCGTGATGACGCTGATCGCCGGGGAGATCGTGTTCGAGCGGAAGCGGTAG
- a CDS encoding glycosyltransferase has translation MTPPRPAPAARPTLYLTIFAAWFASLAWFHPRLLALLPLAESRLATGALLFFIVFTEIAWLYGFYNVFVVLFAMWYRRRQRVSPPAPDAPIEGELPRVAMLYLTCNDFVEASAASCLAQDYAAYRVYILDDSSDADCRAQVDAFAARDPERIQVVRRSDRRGFKAGNLNHGLASAAVMEPLFAIVDADEILPADFLTRMVPRLLGDPSCGYVQANHRCNHRDAGTIAGAVGVGIDIHWRWYHPLRNRWGFVMLLGHGALIRRQVWEEIGGFPEIVSEDLGFSVRARERGWGGVFADDIVCLEDFPETMRAFRVRHIKWTRGTCEFFAREMWPVLRAKRMPWVEKLDVLFPALSLPLALFYFLFVIDANLLFTMLFSHPRPLTAVLAGHELVLPMRALDARFAVVSSWDFFLVTVLTFVAPVLCFIVELARTPRELFSFLCRSSVIYSALGPLSSLGVVGYLLSGTATFLVTGDRGTANTGSPTRRSPAPWRRAVALVRSAVQTSHPDHPLVQGFEILCGIVFALACLQMGQLSFLGLALGFVMAPVLHHTPWNHPVIQRLVYVPFTLIMGGLAVGGMGLLGVQTVFFGYGFHF, from the coding sequence ATGACACCCCCACGCCCGGCACCCGCGGCCCGGCCCACACTCTACCTCACGATTTTCGCCGCCTGGTTCGCCTCGCTCGCCTGGTTCCACCCGCGCCTGTTGGCACTGCTGCCGCTTGCCGAGTCACGGCTCGCCACCGGCGCGCTGCTCTTCTTCATCGTCTTCACCGAGATCGCCTGGCTCTACGGCTTCTACAACGTCTTCGTGGTGCTGTTCGCGATGTGGTACCGGCGCCGCCAGCGGGTGTCTCCACCGGCCCCCGACGCGCCGATCGAGGGCGAGTTGCCGCGGGTGGCGATGCTCTACCTCACCTGCAACGACTTCGTCGAAGCCAGCGCCGCCTCCTGCCTCGCGCAGGACTACGCGGCGTACCGTGTCTACATCCTCGACGACAGCAGTGATGCGGACTGCCGCGCGCAGGTGGATGCCTTCGCCGCGCGCGATCCGGAGCGCATCCAGGTCGTGCGCCGCAGCGACCGGCGCGGCTTCAAGGCCGGCAACCTCAATCACGGCCTCGCGTCGGCGGCCGTGATGGAGCCCCTGTTCGCGATCGTCGATGCCGACGAGATCCTGCCGGCCGACTTCCTCACGCGCATGGTGCCGCGCCTGCTGGGCGACCCCAGCTGCGGCTACGTGCAGGCCAACCATCGCTGCAACCACCGCGACGCCGGCACGATCGCCGGTGCCGTCGGGGTCGGCATCGACATCCACTGGCGCTGGTACCACCCGCTCCGGAACCGCTGGGGCTTCGTGATGCTGCTCGGTCACGGGGCGCTCATACGGCGCCAGGTGTGGGAGGAGATCGGCGGGTTCCCGGAGATCGTGAGCGAGGACCTCGGCTTCTCCGTGCGTGCCCGCGAACGCGGCTGGGGTGGCGTCTTTGCCGATGACATCGTGTGCCTCGAGGACTTCCCCGAGACCATGCGGGCCTTCCGGGTCCGGCACATCAAGTGGACGCGCGGCACCTGCGAGTTCTTCGCGCGTGAGATGTGGCCCGTGCTGCGGGCGAAACGGATGCCGTGGGTCGAGAAGCTGGACGTGCTCTTCCCCGCCCTCAGCCTGCCGCTGGCGCTCTTCTACTTCCTGTTCGTGATCGACGCCAACCTGCTCTTCACGATGTTGTTCTCGCATCCGCGGCCCCTGACGGCAGTGCTGGCCGGCCACGAGCTCGTGCTGCCCATGCGCGCGCTCGACGCCCGCTTCGCGGTGGTGAGCAGCTGGGACTTCTTCCTCGTGACGGTGCTCACGTTCGTCGCCCCGGTGTTGTGCTTCATCGTCGAGCTGGCGCGCACGCCGCGCGAACTGTTCAGCTTCCTCTGCCGGAGCAGCGTGATCTACTCCGCGCTGGGCCCCCTGTCGTCCCTCGGGGTGGTGGGTTACCTGCTCTCCGGCACGGCGACCTTCCTCGTGACCGGCGATCGCGGCACCGCGAACACCGGCAGTCCCACGCGGCGGTCACCCGCACCCTGGCGCCGCGCGGTGGCGCTCGTCCGCTCGGCGGTGCAGACCAGCCACCCCGACCATCCGCTGGTGCAGGGATTCGAGATCCTCTGCGGCATCGTGTTCGCGCTCGCCTGCCTGCAGATGGGACAGCTGTCGTTCCTCGGCCTCGCCCTCGGCTTCGTGATGGCGCCGGTGCTGCACCACACGCCGTGGAACCATCCCGTCATCCAGCGGCTGGTGTACGTGCCCTTCACGTTGATCATGGGCGGGCTGGCGGTGGGCGGCATGGGATTGCTGGGGGTGCAGACGGTGTTCTTCGGGTATGGCTTCCACTTCTGA
- a CDS encoding DJ-1/PfpI family protein: MDRRTFTKAAAMGIGALPLLHRLGPPVRGSAPMKLAMVMYPGMYPLDLVGPHAVLSGALETHLVWKDRHTLLASGIPFTATTTFAECPADVDMLFVPGGTRGTLAAMQDEEVLTFLADRAPRASYITSVCTGSLVLGAAGLLKGRRATSHWGVRDSILPLLGATPVAERVVTDGNVVTGAGVSAGIDLALTLLARIAGETVAKRTQLNIEYDPQPPFHAGSPEAAGPEITAAMVAAYAEFSRGAAVAARGSRRARAG; encoded by the coding sequence ATGGACCGGAGGACATTCACGAAAGCGGCCGCGATGGGCATCGGGGCACTCCCGCTGCTCCACCGGCTCGGCCCCCCCGTGCGAGGATCGGCACCGATGAAACTGGCGATGGTGATGTACCCGGGGATGTATCCGCTGGACCTCGTCGGACCACATGCGGTGTTGTCGGGTGCGCTGGAGACACACCTGGTGTGGAAGGACCGGCACACGCTGCTGGCGTCGGGGATCCCGTTCACGGCGACGACGACGTTCGCGGAGTGTCCGGCGGACGTGGACATGCTCTTCGTGCCGGGCGGCACGCGGGGCACGCTGGCCGCGATGCAGGACGAGGAGGTGCTGACGTTCCTGGCCGATCGGGCGCCGCGCGCGTCGTACATCACGAGTGTGTGCACCGGATCGCTGGTGCTGGGCGCGGCGGGGCTGCTGAAGGGCCGGCGCGCCACGTCGCACTGGGGCGTGCGTGACTCGATCCTGCCGCTGCTTGGCGCCACGCCGGTGGCGGAGCGGGTCGTGACCGACGGCAACGTCGTCACCGGCGCCGGCGTGTCGGCGGGGATCGACCTGGCGCTGACGCTGCTCGCGCGGATCGCGGGCGAGACCGTGGCGAAGCGCACGCAGCTCAACATCGAGTACGACCCGCAGCCGCCGTTCCACGCCGGCTCACCGGAGGCGGCGGGGCCGGAGATCACGGCGGCGATGGTGGCGGCGTACGCGGAGTTCTCACGGGGGGCCGCGGTGGCGGCCCGTGGCTCGCGTCGCGCCCGTGCCGGTTGA
- a CDS encoding PIN domain-containing protein — protein sequence MSAAFVDSSVLVAVALDEAAAPDVKRRLASFALVHASPLLEAELASVCRREGRGASAGLLRPLRWVTVPRALTPEIARVLGAGYVRGADCYHLATALYLSPDPSKLTFLTNDKRQREVAQSLGFGV from the coding sequence ATGAGCGCGGCATTCGTCGACAGCTCCGTTCTCGTGGCCGTCGCGCTGGATGAGGCAGCGGCGCCCGACGTGAAGCGAAGGCTCGCGAGCTTTGCCCTCGTCCACGCGTCACCGTTACTCGAAGCCGAACTGGCGAGTGTGTGTCGGCGCGAGGGGCGTGGTGCATCCGCCGGGCTGCTTCGCCCGCTGCGATGGGTCACCGTGCCGCGGGCGCTGACACCGGAGATCGCCCGGGTGCTCGGTGCCGGCTACGTGCGCGGTGCGGACTGCTATCACCTCGCGACAGCGCTGTACCTGTCGCCTGATCCATCGAAGCTGACATTCCTGACCAACGACAAGCGCCAGCGGGAAGTGGCGCAATCGCTTGGCTTCGGCGTCTGA
- a CDS encoding cupin domain-containing protein yields the protein MHTHADTTVFHICSRAALAEARARGVYRAGSLLGEGFIHLSRAHQVPGTARAFFAGVPDLVLLVIDPTLLTSPLVYEPPAPPPGATETDDRAAELFPHCYGPLDLDAIIDVVDLATFDGTPVHADTAALLRHYRFDRLPLEGTLYRSTWRSTVENDAGEPAGTAMIGLYADSPRSVSCFHRLAHAEVWHVHAGDPFTLHLLHEDGRTETVLMGTDPTAGQQVQHVIPAGSWQAGCLVPGGRHALFGCTMAPGFTGTCFEAAVPAELAARYPGAADVIARLSVTGGATRMPAGFAT from the coding sequence ATGCACACCCACGCCGACACCACCGTCTTCCACATCTGCTCCCGCGCCGCGCTCGCCGAGGCACGCGCCCGCGGCGTCTACCGCGCCGGGAGCCTGCTCGGCGAGGGGTTCATCCACCTCTCGCGCGCGCACCAGGTCCCGGGTACCGCCCGCGCGTTCTTCGCCGGCGTGCCCGACCTGGTCCTGCTGGTGATCGACCCGACGTTGCTCACGTCGCCGCTCGTGTACGAGCCCCCGGCTCCACCACCGGGCGCAACCGAGACCGACGACCGCGCCGCCGAGCTGTTCCCGCACTGCTATGGTCCGCTCGACCTCGACGCGATCATCGACGTCGTCGACCTCGCCACGTTCGATGGCACGCCGGTGCACGCCGACACCGCGGCGCTGCTCCGCCACTACCGGTTCGACCGCCTCCCCCTCGAGGGAACGCTCTACCGCAGCACCTGGCGCTCGACGGTCGAGAACGACGCGGGCGAGCCGGCCGGCACGGCGATGATCGGGCTGTACGCCGACAGCCCGCGCAGCGTCTCCTGCTTCCATCGCCTGGCACACGCCGAGGTGTGGCATGTCCATGCGGGCGACCCCTTCACCCTCCACCTGCTGCATGAGGACGGGCGGACCGAGACGGTGCTGATGGGCACCGATCCCACCGCCGGCCAGCAGGTGCAGCACGTGATCCCGGCGGGGTCATGGCAGGCGGGCTGCCTGGTGCCGGGTGGCCGCCATGCCCTCTTCGGCTGCACCATGGCGCCGGGCTTCACCGGCACCTGCTTCGAGGCCGCCGTGCCTGCCGAGCTGGCGGCTCGCTATCCGGGCGCGGCCGACGTGATCGCGCGACTGTCGGTGACCGGCGGTGCCACCCGCATGCCGGCAGGGTTCGCGACGTAG
- a CDS encoding type II toxin-antitoxin system prevent-host-death family antitoxin: MPDEYSIYDAKAQLSALVRRVREGSSFIITVHGEPVAELRPITPPEKKPQTLEERIAELEARGEITPAVGHPSEFLDLPFGDAAPGALQRFLEDRE, encoded by the coding sequence ATGCCGGACGAATACTCGATCTACGACGCCAAGGCCCAGCTCTCGGCCCTCGTCAGGCGAGTTCGCGAGGGCAGCTCGTTCATCATCACCGTCCACGGCGAGCCGGTTGCCGAGTTGCGTCCGATCACGCCGCCGGAGAAGAAGCCGCAGACGCTCGAGGAGCGGATTGCGGAGCTCGAGGCGCGGGGGGAGATCACTCCGGCGGTCGGGCATCCCAGTGAGTTCCTGGACCTCCCATTCGGCGACGCGGCTCCGGGGGCACTGCAGCGGTTCCTCGAGGATCGAGAATGA
- a CDS encoding 2-oxoacid:acceptor oxidoreductase family protein, which produces MSHPAAAPTPSTPSPSPTGAPEKHKYPGFHVTCSGNYLVAHYVETRITEGGVFYPITPSTEGGEIYQASFAAGELNVWGHQKVAAETEGEHAAQGGATAFAVTGRRTVNFTSGQGLVYAMEQYYHAPGKLSTMVLQVGARALTKHALNVHCGHDDIYAALDTGWIMLMAKDAQQAADQAMILRKVAELALNPGMNIQDGMLTTHSERMYLAPEPEFLREFLGAPDEQIPCPTPAQRELFGPTRRRVPQMLDLKNPVLLGPVQNQEHHMNGVVARRNNFNEHILPMLSAAYDEFAHFTGRHYGLVSQYRTDDADTVFVSLGCAAENIEAACDYLREQRNAKVGSIHVNVIRPFPDDAIVEALRGKKRVIILERTDESLAGDNPLGRDIRVALNKANEAAKYGGTRVPLTPDETPRLFRGAYGIGSRDFRPEHTIGAYEFATGTTRRTDGLGADDGKSFFVLGVDHPYAVTSKDAPSLLPEGAIAVRFHSIGGWGMITTGKNLGSIIGDFGQFISEQDAKYDADGILMDKLFVMANPKYGSEKKGAPTNYYLTVAPSQIKVNCELNHVDVVLCCDPKAFTHTNPLEGLKRGGSLVWESSESPDTAWSRIPAKYREFVIENNIRVFILPGFDIARKATDQTELQLRMQGNAFLGAFFRVSPFLKTFGITEDQYLSVVRKQYVKKFARFGDAVVESNMTVMTEGFSRVTEISIGRADDPDRSSMRNPLLAPISDVHFPPTAGCGSCGGGGVPTPAVQLRRAPLQTIAKFDSEFRNGLGYHQPSSALASVGIMGSGTGATQSKYVARRETPVYIPENCTQCMECISVCPDTALPNTAQEISTVLVTASDNYVSSPADRMAFRSEIAGIESRARVKMNESVKAKTNIPFPQIIREEVEGLTTVSPEGRAQFTNIIDKLPLAYSQVPAIFRTIETKTPGNGGLFSIFVSDLCKGCGECVQVCGDHDALRMTRETEELNAELTTAQVFSRLLPDTPQKYLGLHSDADITSSREATLRNHLMVRRNYEAMVSGDGACAGCGEKSVLRSVASVTEAYMRPIYHRKADRLTAKAARIVAEGPAALSALETGDSAQFARFRTAFAHIVMGLGGENDADTAVRIAAYEAEHGPITATQLVDGLAAVLRQDAFNHKELQAIDGRQANGMSVMMMGASTGCNTVYGSTPPANPHPYPWMNSLFQDGATISWLMAESVIIEHAHRSVVPERLADMLLSGTAMSEEAYFTLTHLDDALMTEQEIRELPKVWVVGGDGALGDIGFQNVSKVMLQNRPNVKMIMLDTQVYSNTGGQNSDSSTMLGGYDMNQFGVASQGKLIEKKNVAEAFTSGHGSPFVAQVSVANAPKLYKAFIDGLEYRGTAFFQAYTTCQPEHGVGDNMSADQAKLVRDARGMPEFVFNPRKGETTQEAFDLKGNPSVDRDWWNTKYASNGEAYTFTVAHWALTEGRFRKHLKQVTAEAAATMVPFDQMLVFVTQDDVIHRRVFDPNHRSFIPNFDCYIKVEVDGVFKYYAVTRQMVLFAVERRKAWRMLQSKAGVVNKDYLAQKALLAKVDKGEIALADAKARVVELMNEELALVR; this is translated from the coding sequence ATGAGCCACCCCGCCGCAGCCCCGACGCCCAGCACCCCGTCACCCTCCCCCACCGGCGCGCCGGAGAAGCACAAGTACCCGGGCTTCCACGTCACCTGCAGCGGCAACTACCTCGTCGCGCACTACGTCGAGACCCGCATCACCGAGGGCGGCGTCTTCTACCCGATCACCCCGTCCACCGAGGGCGGCGAGATCTACCAGGCGTCGTTCGCCGCCGGTGAGCTGAACGTCTGGGGGCACCAGAAGGTCGCGGCCGAGACGGAGGGTGAACACGCGGCCCAGGGCGGTGCCACCGCCTTCGCCGTCACCGGTCGCCGCACCGTGAACTTCACGTCGGGCCAGGGCCTCGTCTACGCGATGGAGCAGTACTACCACGCGCCGGGCAAGCTCTCCACGATGGTGCTGCAGGTCGGCGCCCGCGCGCTCACCAAGCATGCGCTCAACGTGCACTGCGGCCACGACGACATCTACGCCGCGCTCGACACGGGCTGGATCATGCTCATGGCCAAGGACGCGCAGCAGGCCGCCGACCAGGCGATGATCCTGCGCAAGGTGGCCGAGCTGGCGCTGAACCCGGGCATGAACATCCAGGACGGGATGCTCACCACGCACAGTGAGCGCATGTACCTTGCCCCCGAGCCGGAATTCCTGCGCGAGTTCCTCGGTGCACCGGACGAACAGATCCCCTGCCCCACGCCGGCACAGCGCGAACTCTTCGGCCCCACGCGTCGCCGCGTCCCGCAGATGCTGGACCTCAAGAACCCCGTCCTGCTCGGCCCCGTGCAGAACCAGGAACACCACATGAACGGCGTGGTGGCCCGGCGCAACAACTTCAACGAACACATCCTGCCGATGCTCTCGGCAGCGTACGACGAGTTCGCGCACTTCACCGGCCGCCACTACGGCCTCGTGAGCCAGTACCGCACCGACGACGCCGACACGGTCTTCGTGTCACTCGGCTGCGCCGCGGAGAACATCGAGGCGGCGTGTGACTACCTGCGCGAGCAGCGCAACGCGAAGGTCGGCTCGATCCATGTCAACGTCATCCGGCCCTTCCCCGACGATGCCATCGTCGAGGCGCTGCGCGGGAAGAAGCGCGTCATCATCCTGGAGCGCACCGACGAGAGCCTCGCCGGCGACAACCCCCTCGGCCGCGACATCCGCGTCGCGCTCAACAAGGCGAACGAGGCGGCGAAGTACGGCGGCACGCGCGTGCCGCTCACCCCCGACGAGACCCCGCGCCTCTTCCGCGGCGCCTACGGCATCGGCTCGCGCGACTTCCGCCCCGAGCACACCATCGGCGCCTACGAGTTCGCCACCGGCACCACCCGCCGCACCGACGGACTCGGCGCCGACGACGGGAAGTCGTTCTTCGTGCTCGGCGTGGACCACCCATACGCCGTGACATCCAAGGACGCCCCGTCGCTGCTGCCGGAAGGCGCCATCGCGGTGCGCTTCCACTCCATCGGCGGGTGGGGCATGATCACCACCGGCAAGAACCTCGGCTCCATCATCGGCGACTTCGGGCAGTTCATCTCCGAGCAGGATGCGAAGTACGACGCCGACGGCATCCTGATGGACAAGCTGTTCGTGATGGCGAACCCCAAGTACGGGTCGGAGAAGAAGGGCGCGCCCACGAACTACTACCTCACCGTCGCCCCGTCGCAGATCAAGGTGAACTGCGAGCTGAACCACGTGGACGTGGTGCTCTGCTGCGACCCCAAGGCGTTCACACACACCAACCCGCTCGAGGGGCTCAAGCGCGGCGGGTCGCTGGTCTGGGAGTCGAGCGAGTCCCCCGACACCGCCTGGTCACGCATCCCGGCGAAGTACCGCGAGTTCGTGATCGAGAACAACATCCGGGTGTTCATCCTCCCCGGCTTCGACATCGCCCGCAAGGCCACCGACCAGACGGAGCTCCAGCTCCGCATGCAGGGCAACGCGTTCCTCGGCGCGTTCTTCCGGGTGTCGCCGTTCCTGAAGACGTTCGGCATCACCGAGGACCAGTACCTGTCGGTGGTGCGCAAGCAGTACGTGAAGAAGTTCGCGCGCTTCGGCGACGCCGTGGTCGAGTCGAACATGACGGTCATGACCGAGGGCTTCTCGCGCGTGACCGAGATATCCATCGGCCGTGCCGACGACCCCGATCGCAGCTCGATGCGGAACCCGCTGCTGGCCCCCATCAGCGACGTGCACTTCCCGCCCACCGCCGGCTGCGGCAGTTGCGGTGGCGGCGGCGTGCCCACCCCTGCCGTGCAGCTCCGGCGTGCGCCGCTGCAGACCATCGCCAAGTTCGACAGCGAGTTCCGTAACGGGCTGGGCTACCACCAGCCGTCCAGCGCCCTCGCCTCGGTCGGCATCATGGGCAGCGGCACCGGGGCCACCCAGTCCAAGTACGTCGCCCGCCGCGAGACGCCGGTCTACATCCCCGAGAACTGCACGCAGTGCATGGAGTGCATCTCGGTCTGTCCTGACACGGCCCTGCCCAACACCGCGCAGGAGATCTCGACGGTGCTGGTGACGGCGTCGGACAACTACGTCTCGTCGCCGGCCGACCGGATGGCATTCCGGAGTGAGATCGCGGGGATCGAGTCGCGTGCCCGCGTGAAGATGAACGAGTCGGTGAAGGCGAAGACGAACATCCCCTTCCCGCAGATCATCCGCGAGGAGGTCGAGGGGCTCACCACCGTATCTCCCGAGGGCCGCGCGCAGTTCACGAACATCATCGACAAGCTGCCGCTGGCGTACAGCCAGGTGCCCGCGATCTTCCGCACCATCGAGACCAAGACCCCCGGCAACGGCGGCCTGTTCTCGATCTTCGTCTCCGACCTCTGCAAGGGGTGCGGCGAGTGCGTGCAGGTGTGCGGCGACCACGACGCACTGCGCATGACCCGCGAGACCGAGGAGCTGAATGCCGAGCTGACGACGGCGCAGGTCTTCTCCCGCCTGCTCCCCGACACACCGCAGAAGTACCTCGGCCTGCACAGTGACGCCGACATCACCAGCTCGCGCGAGGCGACGCTGCGCAACCACCTGATGGTGCGCCGCAACTACGAGGCGATGGTGAGTGGTGACGGCGCCTGCGCCGGCTGCGGGGAGAAGAGCGTGCTCCGCTCGGTGGCCAGCGTGACCGAGGCGTACATGCGCCCCATCTACCACCGCAAGGCCGACCGCCTCACCGCCAAGGCCGCGCGCATCGTGGCGGAGGGCCCGGCCGCGCTCTCGGCCCTCGAAACCGGTGACAGTGCACAATTTGCACGATTCCGCACCGCCTTCGCCCACATCGTCATGGGGCTCGGCGGCGAGAACGACGCCGACACCGCCGTCCGGATCGCCGCCTACGAGGCCGAGCATGGCCCGATCACCGCAACGCAGCTCGTGGACGGGCTCGCGGCCGTGCTGCGGCAGGACGCGTTCAACCACAAGGAGCTGCAGGCCATCGACGGACGCCAGGCCAACGGCATGTCGGTCATGATGATGGGCGCCAGCACCGGCTGCAACACCGTGTACGGCTCCACGCCGCCGGCCAACCCGCATCCGTACCCGTGGATGAACTCCCTCTTCCAGGATGGCGCGACCATCAGCTGGCTGATGGCCGAGTCGGTGATCATCGAGCATGCGCACCGCAGCGTGGTGCCGGAGCGGCTGGCCGACATGCTGCTGTCCGGCACGGCGATGTCGGAAGAGGCCTACTTCACGCTCACGCACCTCGACGACGCGCTGATGACCGAGCAGGAGATCCGCGAGCTGCCGAAGGTGTGGGTGGTGGGTGGCGACGGCGCACTGGGCGACATCGGCTTCCAGAACGTGTCGAAGGTGATGCTGCAGAACCGCCCGAACGTGAAGATGATCATGCTGGACACACAGGTGTACAGCAACACCGGCGGCCAGAACTCCGACAGCAGCACGATGCTGGGCGGCTACGACATGAACCAGTTCGGCGTGGCCAGCCAGGGCAAGCTGATCGAGAAGAAGAACGTGGCCGAGGCGTTCACCAGCGGGCATGGCAGCCCGTTCGTGGCGCAGGTGTCGGTGGCGAACGCGCCGAAGCTGTACAAGGCCTTCATCGATGGCCTCGAGTACCGCGGCACGGCGTTCTTCCAGGCGTACACCACCTGCCAGCCCGAGCATGGCGTGGGTGACAACATGAGCGCCGACCAGGCCAAGCTCGTGCGCGACGCGCGCGGGATGCCCGAGTTCGTGTTCAACCCGCGCAAGGGTGAGACGACGCAGGAGGCGTTCGACCTGAAGGGGAACCCGAGCGTCGATCGTGACTGGTGGAACACCAAGTACGCGTCGAACGGCGAGGCGTACACGTTCACCGTCGCGCACTGGGCGCTGACCGAGGGTCGCTTCCGCAAGCACCTGAAGCAGGTGACCGCCGAAGCCGCGGCGACGATGGTGCCGTTCGACCAGATGCTGGTGTTCGTGACGCAGGACGACGTGATCCACCGTCGCGTGTTCGACCCGAACCACCGGAGCTTCATCCCGAACTTCGACTGCTACATCAAGGTCGAGGTGGATGGCGTGTTCAAGTACTACGCGGTCACGCGGCAGATGGTGCTGTTCGCGGTGGAGCGCCGGAAGGCGTGGCGGATGCTGCAGAGCAAGGCTGGTGTGGTGAACAAGGACTACCTGGCGCAGAAGGCGCTGCTGGCGAAGGTCGACAAGGGGGAGATCGCGCTGGCGGATGCGAAGGCGCGGGTGGTGGAACTGATGAATGAGGAGCTGGCGCTGGTGAGGTAG